The following are from one region of the Corylus avellana chromosome ca1, CavTom2PMs-1.0 genome:
- the LOC132185370 gene encoding serine/threonine-protein kinase BSK1-like translates to MGCCESSFLTETHPEKEQQQAQLQTQTHPPSIGADPVSAGGAVVSSFSEFSFSDLKAATNNFSSDLIVSESGEKAPNLVYKGRLHNRRWIAVKKFTKLAWPDPKQFAEEAWGVGKLRHRRLANLIGYCCDGDERLLVAEFMPNDTLAKHLFHWENQTIEWAMRSRVALYIAEALDYCSTEGRPLYHDLNAYRVLFDEDGDPRLSCFGLMKNSRDGKSYSTNLAYTPPEYLRNGRVTPESVIYSFGTVLLDLLSGKHIPPSHALDMIRGKNIILLMDSHLDGKFSMEEATVVVGLASRCLQYEPRERPNTKDLVATLSQLQTKPDVPSYVMLGIPKHEEAPSTPQRPLSAMGEACSRMDLTAIHQILVMTHYRDDEGTNELSFQEWTQQMRDMLEARKRGDYAFRDKDFKTAIDCYSQFIDVGTMVSPTVFARRSLCYLLCDQPDAALRDAMQAQCVYPDWPTAFYMQSVALAKLDMHKDAADMLNEAATLEEKRQRGGRAS, encoded by the exons ATGGGTTGCTGTGAGTCCTCCTTTCTGACAGAGACGCACCCAGAAAAAGAGCAGCAACAAGCCCAGCTCCAAACCCAGACCCACCCACCTTCCATTGGAGCCGACCCGGTATCTGCCGGGGGAGCAGTAGTCTCATCCTTCTCTGAGTTCTCCTTCTCGGACCTCAAGGCCGCCACCAACAACTTTAGCTCAGACTTAATCGTCTCAGAGAGCGGGGAGAAGGCTCCCAATCTCGTCTACAAGGGCCGCCTCCACAACCGTCGATGGATTGCGGTGAAGAAGTTCACCAAGTTGGCTTGGCCGGACCCCAAACAGTTTGCG GAGGAGGCTTGGGGAGTTGGGAAGTTGAGGCATCGGAGGCTGGCCAATCTGATTGGGTACTGCTGCGATGGAGATGAGAGGCTGCTGGTTGCTGAGTTCATGCCTAATGATACTCTTGCCAAGCATTTGTTTCACT GGGAAAATCAAACCATTGAATGGGCCATGCGTTCAAGAGTAGCGCTTTATATTGCTGAAGCCTTGGATTACTGCAGTACTGAGGGCCGTCCATTATACCATGATTTGAATGCTTATAGGGTTCTCTTTGATGAG GATGGTGATCCCCGACTTTCATGTTTTGGCTTGATGAAGAATAGTAGGGATGGGAAAAGTTATAGCACCAACCTTGCCTACACACCTCCTGAGTATTTAAGAAATG gAAGGGTCACCCCTGAAAGTGTTATTTATAGCTTTGGCACTGTTCTTCTGGATCTGCTTAGTGGAAAACACATCCCCCCAAGTCAT GCTCTTGACATGATACGGGGAAAAAATATCATTCTCTTGATGGATTCACATTTGGATGGAAAATTTTCTATGGAAGAAGCAACAGTGGTGGTTGGTCTTGCATCTCGGTGTTTGCAATATGAACCTAGGGAGCGACCTAACACAAAGGATCTTGTTGCAACACTTTCTCAACTGCAAACCAAACCTGAT GTTCCATCTTATGTCATGCTTGGAATTCCAAAGCATGAGGAAGCCCCATCAACCCCGCAGCGCCCTCTTTCAGCAATGGGTGAGGCCTGTTCAAGGATGGACCTCACAGCTATCCATCAGATCTTGGTTATGACTCACTACAGAGATGATGAAGGAACTAATGAG TTATCTTTCCAAGAGTGGACCCAACAGATGAGAGATATGCTGGAGGCAAGGAAGCGTGGGGACTATGCATTCCGTGACAAAGATTTCAAAACTGCCATTGACTGTTATTCCCAG TTCATAGATGTTGGAACCATGGTCTCTCCAACTGTTTTTGCTAGGCGCAGTCTATGCTATCTGTTATGTGATCAACCAGACGCCGCCCTTCGAGATGCGATGCAAGCACAATGCGTGTATCCGGACTGGCCCACAGCTTTCTACATGCAGTCAGTTGCTCTTGCCAAGCTGGACATGCACAAGGATGCTGCTGACATGTTAAATGAAGCAGCTACACTAGAAGAAAAGAGACAACGAGGTGGGAGAGCATCATAA
- the LOC132163529 gene encoding serine/threonine-protein kinase BSK1 has protein sequence MGCCESSFLTETHPEKEQQQAQLQTQTHPPSIGADPVSAGGAVVSSFSEFSFSDLKAATNNFSSDLIVSESGEKAPNLVYKGRLHNRRWIAVKKFTKLAWPDPKQFAEEAWGVGKLRHRRLANLIGYCCDGDERLLVAEFMPNDTLAKHLFHWENQTIEWAMRSRVALYIAEALDYCSTEGRPLYHDLNAYRVLFDEDGDPRLSCFGLMKNSRDGKSYSTNLAYTPPEYLRNGRVTPESVIYSFGTVLLDLLSGKHIPPSHALDMIRGKNIILLMDSHLEGKFSMEEATVVVGLASRCLQYEPRERPNTKDLVATLSQLQTKPDVPSYVMLGIPKHEEAPSTPQRPLSAMGEACSRMDLTAIHQILVMTHYRDDEGTNELSFQEWTQQMRDMLEARKRGDYAFRDKDFKTAIDCYSQFIDVGTMVSPTVFARRSLCYLLCDQPDAALRDAMQAQCVYPDWPTAFYMQSVALAKLDMHKDAADMLNEAATLEEKRQRGGRAS, from the exons AGTAGTCTCATCCTTCTCTGAGTTCTCCTTCTCGGACCTCAAGGCCGCCACCAACAACTTTAGCTCAGACTTAATCGTCTCAGAGAGCGGGGAGAAGGCTCCCAATCTCGTCTACAAGGGCCGCCTCCACAACCGTCGATGGATTGCGGTGAAGAAGTTCACCAAGTTGGCTTGGCCGGACCCCAAACAGTTTGCG GAGGAGGCTTGGGGAGTTGGGAAGTTGAGGCATCGGAGGCTGGCCAATCTGATTGGGTACTGCTGCGATGGAGATGAGAGGCTGCTGGTTGCTGAGTTCATGCCTAATGATACTCTTGCCAAGCATTTGTTTCACT GGGAAAATCAAACCATTGAATGGGCCATGCGTTCAAGAGTAGCGCTTTATATTGCTGAAGCCTTGGATTACTGCAGTACTGAGGGCCGTCCATTATACCATGATTTGAATGCTTATAGGGTTCTCTTTGATGAG GATGGTGATCCCCGACTTTCATGTTTTGGCTTGATGAAGAATAGTAGGGATGGGAAAAGTTATAGCACCAACCTTGCCTACACACCTCCTGAGTATTTAAGAAATG gAAGGGTCACCCCTGAAAGTGTTATTTATAGCTTTGGCACTGTTCTTCTGGATCTGCTTAGTGGAAAACACATCCCCCCAAGTCAT GCTCTTGACATGATACGGGGAAAAAATATCATTCTCTTGATGGATTCACATTTGGAGGGAAAATTTTCTATGGAAGAAGCAACAGTGGTGGTTGGTCTTGCATCTCGGTGTTTGCAATATGAACCTAGGGAGCGACCTAACACAAAGGATCTTGTTGCAACACTTTCTCAACTGCAAACCAAACCTGAT GTTCCATCTTATGTCATGCTTGGAATTCCAAAGCATGAGGAAGCCCCATCAACCCCGCAGCGCCCTCTTTCAGCAATGGGTGAGGCCTGTTCAAGGATGGACCTCACAGCTATCCATCAGATCTTGGTTATGACTCACTACAGAGATGATGAAGGAACTAATGAG TTATCTTTCCAAGAGTGGACCCAACAGATGAGAGATATGCTGGAGGCAAGGAAGCGTGGGGACTATGCATTCCGTGACAAAGATTTCAAAACTGCCATTGACTGTTATTCCCAG TTCATAGATGTTGGAACCATGGTCTCTCCAACTGTTTTTGCTAGGCGCAGTCTATGCTATCTGTTATGTGATCAACCAGACGCCGCCCTTCGAGATGCGATGCAAGCACAATGCGTGTATCCGGACTGGCCCACAGCTTTCTACATGCAGTCAGTTGCTCTTGCCAAGCTGGACATGCACAAGGATGCTGCTGACATGTTAAATGAAGCAGCTACACTAGAAGAAAAGAGACAACGAGGTGGGAGAGCATCATAA